A stretch of the Nitrososphaerota archaeon genome encodes the following:
- a CDS encoding SdpI family protein, with protein sequence MKGVTGLSVALIAAAFLISICVYPYLPEMVASHWNAMGEVDGYLPRFWGAFLVPLIMVGLYLLFLAIPRIDPLKENIMQFISYYYGFVVVMLLFMFIIHNQVTLWNLGFAISPNIILPIGIGVLFIYVGLLLGKAKRNWFIGIRTPWTLSSDAVWAKTHRIGGRLFMFAGVISIVGVLLPDYAFLFILLPILVVAFYTIAYSYFAYQDEIKKAAE encoded by the coding sequence ATGAAAGGTGTTACTGGTTTAAGTGTAGCTCTAATCGCAGCAGCCTTTCTAATTTCTATATGTGTGTATCCCTATCTTCCAGAGATGGTAGCTTCACATTGGAATGCGATGGGCGAGGTTGACGGCTACTTACCTAGGTTTTGGGGTGCTTTTCTCGTGCCCCTTATCATGGTTGGGCTCTACCTTCTCTTCCTAGCAATACCTCGAATCGATCCCCTAAAGGAGAACATTATGCAGTTCATAAGCTACTATTACGGGTTTGTTGTGGTTATGCTGCTGTTTATGTTTATCATCCATAATCAAGTCACACTTTGGAATCTAGGGTTTGCCATCAGCCCCAACATAATTCTCCCAATAGGCATCGGCGTGTTATTCATCTATGTCGGGCTACTGCTTGGTAAGGCGAAGAGGAATTGGTTCATCGGCATCCGAACACCTTGGACTTTAAGTAGCGATGCGGTCTGGGCTAAGACTCATAGGATCGGTGGACGCCTCTTTATGTTCGCCGGTGTAATCTCTATTGTGGGTGTCCTCTTACCAGACTATGCGTTTTTGTTTATTCTCTTACCAATCTTAGTGGTAGCTTTCTACACGATAGCATACTCTTACTTCGCTTATCAGGATGAGATTAAAAAGGCTGCTGAGTAG